One stretch of Saccharopolyspora erythraea DNA includes these proteins:
- a CDS encoding tripartite tricarboxylate transporter permease gives MESLNLLLEGFSTALTPMNLVWAAIGVLLGTAIGVLPGIGPAMAVALLLPVTYALEPTGAFIMFAGIYFGGMFGGSTTSILLNTPGESAAVVAAMEGNPMARKGRGAQALAAAAIGHFIGAIVGITLLTLLAPTVASLAVNIGAPDYLAIMVLAFIAVTSVLGSSRIRGIASLLIGLTIGLIGLDEMTGQQRLTFGLLHLADGVDVVIVAVGLFAIGESLWVAAHLRRTSGQAIPVGRPWLGAEDVKRSWRPWLRGPLIGFPFGAIPAGGAEIPTFLSYVTEKRLSKRRDEFGKGAIEGVAGPEATASASAAGTMVSMLTLGLPTTAVAAVMLAAFQQYGIQPGPLLFERESELVWALIASMFIGSVLLLVLNLPLAPLWAKLLQIPRPYLYAGILFFASVGAYAVGGESLDLLLLFVIGLIGLAMRRYGLPVLPAIIAVILGPTAEQQMRRALQISDGDLTGLVNTPFSVTVYGVVVLILLWPLVVRFTPWGRAKRAAAAQEKENAEV, from the coding sequence GCGCTGACACCGATGAACCTGGTGTGGGCGGCGATCGGCGTGCTGCTGGGCACCGCGATCGGAGTGCTGCCCGGCATCGGACCGGCGATGGCGGTCGCGCTGCTGCTGCCGGTGACCTACGCGCTGGAGCCGACCGGTGCGTTCATCATGTTCGCCGGCATCTACTTCGGCGGGATGTTCGGCGGCTCGACCACGTCGATCCTGCTCAACACCCCGGGTGAGAGCGCGGCGGTGGTCGCGGCGATGGAGGGCAACCCGATGGCCCGCAAGGGCCGCGGCGCGCAGGCGCTGGCGGCGGCGGCGATCGGGCACTTCATCGGCGCCATCGTCGGCATCACGCTGCTGACGCTGCTGGCGCCGACGGTGGCCTCGCTGGCGGTCAACATCGGCGCGCCGGACTACCTGGCGATCATGGTGCTGGCGTTCATCGCGGTCACCTCGGTGCTGGGCAGCTCGCGCATCCGGGGCATCGCCTCGCTGCTGATCGGCCTGACCATCGGCCTGATCGGGCTGGACGAGATGACCGGTCAGCAGCGGCTGACCTTCGGGCTGCTGCACCTGGCCGACGGCGTCGACGTGGTGATCGTGGCGGTCGGGCTGTTCGCCATCGGCGAGTCGCTGTGGGTGGCCGCGCACCTGCGCCGGACCTCCGGCCAGGCGATCCCGGTGGGCAGGCCGTGGCTGGGCGCCGAGGACGTGAAGCGCTCCTGGAGGCCGTGGCTGCGCGGCCCGCTGATCGGGTTCCCGTTCGGTGCGATCCCCGCCGGTGGCGCGGAGATTCCGACGTTCCTGTCGTACGTGACCGAGAAGCGGCTGTCCAAGCGGCGCGACGAGTTCGGCAAGGGCGCCATCGAGGGCGTGGCGGGGCCGGAGGCCACCGCCAGCGCCTCGGCGGCGGGGACCATGGTGTCGATGCTGACGCTGGGCCTGCCGACCACGGCGGTGGCCGCGGTGATGCTGGCGGCGTTCCAGCAGTACGGCATCCAGCCCGGCCCGCTGCTGTTCGAACGCGAGTCGGAGCTGGTGTGGGCGCTGATCGCCAGCATGTTCATCGGGTCGGTGCTGCTGCTGGTGCTGAACCTGCCGCTGGCGCCGCTGTGGGCGAAGCTGCTGCAGATCCCGCGGCCCTACCTGTACGCGGGCATCCTGTTCTTCGCCAGCGTCGGCGCCTACGCCGTCGGCGGGGAGTCGCTGGACCTGCTGCTGCTGTTCGTCATCGGCCTGATCGGCTTGGCGATGCGCCGCTACGGGCTGCCGGTGCTGCCCGCGATCATCGCGGTGATCCTCGGCCCGACCGCCGAGCAGCAGATGCGGCGGGCCCTGCAGATCAGCGACGGGGACCTGACCGGCCTGGTCAACACCCCGTTCTCGGTCACCGTCTACGGCGTCGTCGTGCTGATCCTGCTGTGGCCGCTGGTCGTGCGGTTCACGCCGTGGGGTCGTGCCAAGCGCGCCGCGGCGGCGCAGGAGAAGGAGAACGCTGAGGTCTGA